Within the Vigna angularis cultivar LongXiaoDou No.4 chromosome 10, ASM1680809v1, whole genome shotgun sequence genome, the region TCTAGTTCACAGTTCAATGGGAAGTAGGTTAGaaactatttattaattaaaaacaaagacaatttatagtatatatatatatatatatgtaaatataaacaatctcactttataaataaagttaaacttaaaattgtttttaaccaaaaataaagcttttgttggaagaaaaaaaacacgAAGGACCTGAATCTGATCATTCACTGGGGACCGCAAAACAACATTCATAAATTATGTTGGAAGTAGCAACTTATCTGTTGTTTTTTATGTTGCACCTTGCGACAACCCAGGTTCACAATAGACACTGGCCCAATCACACATCACAAAGTGCtacaaaaaacatgttttttgtttcacAAATTATACCACATTTTTTACCATCTAGCTGTCGGCACCTCATAGCTTcatattttgttgttatttccATTACCTTCATCATCTTATTGCTTTTGAAATCCCATAATGCTCATACTTGTTTCTAGTTTTCATTTATGCCaagtttattgaaaaaaaaaattgatagtaATAAATTGAGAACACGTTtctataaaaaaactataatattatttgactatgtattttatcaattttttatttatacgtTAGTGATCTTGTTTATTTTCATGTAAATTCTCTTATTCATCTTaatttttcaacatattataccattattgagattaaagaaaaattaaaaaagtaataaattataatcagAAACGCgactttttatcatttttagaaaattttgaatgtATGACTTccttagaaataaaaaaacaaaacttatgGTTGAATTTACAACTTTATAAAAGAACTGAATTTTCCAGTATTaccatattttttaatgatatttttaactttcaaaacAATCTTTTAGACAAAATTGACACtttcctttattattatttttttctttcacaaatACAAAAGTAATTAGGGAAACCACGGTTTTTATACGGCGAAAATGATTCAAAATTCTTATTCGATTTTTGTTTGCAATAATAACATCTGAGAAATATTTATGACCAAAACTACTGAGATAAACCACCCAATGTCAACATAAATAATGTCGAGAACTAATCAAAAGGTAATTGGCACAGTTTTTTAATGGAACACTTCACATGGATTGTTATCTATAtaacttaaacttaaaaaataaaaaaaccagtTTAACTTACTTTAaacagataaaaataataagacattATTTAAATGGCTATTtactaaattaactttattaaacatgacaacataaaaaaatattttttactagcCTTTTTTGCCCAGTTCCTTATGTCAACCATGTCACGATATAGGCATAAagtaatttcttaaaaataatttgtttttaaataactgtttttttctttagaaaaaaGTCCAAATTAATGGGACATAATAATAGTTGGCGCCACGTAGCGAAAAGAACAAAACGTCTTGTCCTGCAAAATATCCTCCAGCATATAAAACTTTTCTGGTCCCCTCTTCCACTAGCCGGAATCGTTCatgaaacaaattattttttttaaagattttaattaaaattaaaaatcttgttatattcatttttttatattttcgatcttttgtaaaaaacataattatactctattaattttatacacttatactttttaaacttaatattttgctaaaaaaataaaagaataaatgttATACTAAATGGGTTTAAAAAAGTATCAAAATGCTAAAGGCAATAATAAATTCTAAGTTTGATTACTATTTCAACTATcgttttaaaagtttaaattaactaaattgtTAATTCGTAGAACACATTTATGGTAATTAAGCAGTTGTAAGATAACAAATTAAAGATTATTCGAAATGGCTCATTTTGAAACCTAGAAAAAGATCTATAAGGAAGACTAGACGGTTGATTAAATGTGTGAAAACTTATAAAGTGTTTAAAAGTGATTCTCCAAAAGAAGATAATGGGTACCTAGATGCATGCTACATGAGTGATGAGTTTTAGTGATGACATCtcaaaagagataaagaaaattgcaaataaaacaagttgatggGATAGAaagattaaaatagaaaaacattaaTAGAGGTTTTAAAGTGAAATGGTACGGTTACATATGtactaataattaaaacatacatataaagcAATGTTGGATAAGCTAGGGCAAGAATGGATAGTACAGGAAAGAAACAAGAAACAGGAACATTACTTTCCGCATGAAGAAATTTTAGCGATAAAGAGGAAAAACTAAAGAGAAAGACGTTAAAACTCAAAACTAGTTAGGAAGGCAATACCATAAAAAGGGCAATGAAAATAAGTAGGGAATGGAAGAAGCAAAAACCACATTCTTGTTTCTTCTCTTACATTCCCCAAATTACTACTACACTATATACTATTACTATGTAAGGTCAGAAAAGGAAGGAATAGGAATTTAAAGGTGGAAATGTGGCGACCACAAATCCAGAAATGCATTACATCATTATCACTGAAAAGGGTAAACCGAAGATTGAGGGGCATGTGGGCGAAGTGGGTTAAACCATCGAGGACCCTCTTCAAAATGGAGCCGTAGATGCTCGATATAGGCTACTCTTCTTCTTTTGCTCACTGGCTGCAACTTCACTCAGCTGAAATGCAGTCAAATAGGGACACAATCACCTTCTACTACTACCAGTGCAACATCAAACCATCAACCACTTTTTTAGCTATACAATGACGTAGGACATTAATCACACCACTTCTGTTTTTTTATAGTATGTTCCCAAATTCTGTCATTTTATCTCTCTTCTTAATGTTATTTGTGAAACGCATTCAACCCCCTATACACAATTGGAAATTCTCCAACCAGAAACATACCTGTTTTTGCTGTCTTTTCAGCCTTGCATTCTCTTCCTTCAATTGCTCAACTTCTACCTCCAATTCATTCGTGTAAGCCTGAAgagaccaaaaaaaaaaaacggtGTAAGGCGCGTAATACATCCAGTTTGCCAACAGTGATATTTGTTTCATTTAACCTCATgacacttttttttgttttgtttttatcctCGACCTAAATTTGCGGAACTACTAGATTCAGTTAAACCTAGAATTGTGGGACTTAAATCCCACGGTCGGAAAAATTAAGGAGAGCGAAAAGGTGAAGCTAAATTTTTCCTGTTTCCTGGCTCGCGATCGTGCAGCGGACTCGCGGTTCTTGATCATGCGCTTGTTTCTTCTGTCTCCGAGGTTGCAATCGGGTTCTGCGAATCTTTTGGCGCCTAAGGAGGCGGTGGTTGGGGTGGTGAAGCAAGAGTGGTTGGAAGGTGGAGGAGGGTGGTGGGGATGTGAGGGTTTTTGAGTGTGAGGGTCGAAATGGAGGTGGGGGTGTGAGCTCAGGCTGAGAGCCGTGAGGAGTGGTGGTGCCGGTGAGGAGGGGGCGCCGTAGAGGGAGGGAGTTTGAGAGGAAAGAATGGTGTTTGGTGGATCCATGGTGAAGGGTCGAGCGAGAAAGTCTTGGAGGATTACTCCTCCCAAGTTGGAGTGCGTTGTTGCGGAGCGTGTGACTTGGTCATTTAAGGTAGCAAGATTTATGTCTTTCCACACCTCTTCCATTGTTGAAAGGAGAAAGTGATGAGTGTGATTGTGATTTTTAGGGAATTTTATGATGACCTTGTTTGGTAGGATTCGGCAATGTTGCAAACTTTTCTAGCTTATTAAAGACCGAGAAATGGTTGAGAAGgtgaaacagaaacagaaagagaaagaagagggtGAGTCAAGTTTGTGTTTGGTGGTTGTTCTATATTTTGCAGATCTCTGTGCACTCTGTGTGAGTAGTCATGTCGGATTCTCGACACGTGACATGCGCCAGCCAAAACCCTAGCCAATGATAAATCATAACCCTCCCCTCCCAGTTTCCATTTTCTCACctgttaaattaattaaactacattttttttttcagttcataatttcataaaataccTATTTTTATCAACAtgttaactaaaattttaactCCCAATTATTGATTTTAAGAGACCATCTTATCTTAAGTGGTTTTTTATATGTATCCATGATGATCCTAATTAACAATTTGTcaacttttttctctctctctctctctctatttatatatatatttgtcatTTTATATACTCCAAGTAACACTTATTTTAGAAGCTCTTGAGGTttattttacactttttttttcttctaaatttaaACACTACTTAAACAACAAAGTGTGGATTGTCAAATTAGGATTATTATATCATGGTCTACAAGAAGAAGGAAGTGATGTTGTGAGAAATGGGACCACTTTAATGCTTGATCCTATGCACAATAGCAACTATGCATATTTTCGATGCATGATGATGTTAGCTGTTTGCCAATTGAAGAAACTCAATGTGGACCATCGAAGCTTTTCATGTGCGAACCAACAAAAAAGCTTTTCATGTGCACAATAAAGgacaataattaatatttttgtattcatCTTTTCTCCAGAGGTTGTTCGTGTCCAGGTTTCTAAATAAAATTGACATTGAGGGcacaaaaaaatgaaacattaaaTCTTGAATTTCATATAAGCCCGAGGAATATTTAGATTCAAACTAATAATCGGGGCCTTGGGTTAcgagaagagaaaataacaccTGTTTAATCATGAAAAGTATCTGTACATTTAAGAACCATTTTCCACTATTTGAAGACAAAATTCTTAATCCAAACATCGAGATATTTCGATACCTATCACATAAGAGTTAACATGAGACAGGAACCGTACCTTTGTCTAATGTTGTTGTGGTAAGTAAGTTCTTAATGTTACATGTCAAAAACCCTGTGTTCATAGTTAACACAAAGCATGACAATTAATTATCTTGATTCGATGTGTGCAGTTACAATACCAAGAAAATTGCTTTCATTACTGAAagctaaataatatatatatatatatatatatatatatatatatatatatatatatatatatatatatatatatatatatatatatatataatataaatttatataattttgtatatatctTTCAAGAATTCACCATAAATAATAATGAGATATCAGTGCAATTCATATAAGATattcatattacttttaatttaaaatattatgataataagttatctagtattattattttaatttttttttccacatAATATATAACTTCACTTACCATTGAATTCACAACTTAATAGTTTTATTGAAGAAACCTAATCTCATAAATAAGTGGAAGGACACCtctatgaaaatatttaatatactGAACtcctaaataatttttttatattcatattaatattttcatatgttTTAGTACGAAACGAGTGAGTTAATATTATAGAATTTTACATTTACAAAACACAATTGAAATCCATCCAcgaacaaatttttaaaacaataataatttgatattatttataataaaatatgctTTTAGAAGATTAATATTAAGtacctttttataaaatattagtatttgtTTCTTCAATAATTCGTTACAATATATtatcaaactttttattttttcaacaatttataattatttcaatatttttttgtgtgaatTTACACTAATATACAAAGTTAAGTCAGTCAGAACTAACACACAAAGTTAAGTTAGTCAGAGTTTAGATCGAACAAAAGTCAATTTCGCTCCACATTCAATCAAGTTGTGTTGAGCCATTGTCATACTAAAATTAATCAAGACCTTGTTACCTTGAGTCCGGATAGAATGAAATTATCTTGTGTATAGGTTGAGTCAAACTTAAATAGGATCGAGAAATACCAAACTGGGTTAGGACAAGTCTTGTCACTATGTTCGATTGAGACATCAAATCTGTATCAAGTTAAGATTATATCAATCTGAGATTGGATTGATCACAC harbors:
- the LOC108321253 gene encoding bZIP transcription factor 27, with the translated sequence MEEVWKDINLATLNDQVTRSATTHSNLGGVILQDFLARPFTMDPPNTILSSQTPSLYGAPSSPAPPLLTALSLSSHPHLHFDPHTQKPSHPHHPPPPSNHSCFTTPTTASLGAKRFAEPDCNLGDRRNKRMIKNRESAARSRARKQEKFSFTFSLSLIFPTVGFKSHNSRFN